In Schizosaccharomyces osmophilus chromosome 2, complete sequence, the following proteins share a genomic window:
- the hhf1 gene encoding histone H4 h4.1, whose product MSGRGKGGKGLGKGGAKRHRKILRDNIQGITKPAIRRLARRGGVKRISALVYEETRAVLKLFLESVIRDAVTYTEHAKRKTVTSLDVVYSLKRQGRTIYGFGG is encoded by the coding sequence ATGTCTGGTCGTGGTAAAGGTGGTAAAGGTTTGGGAAAGGGTGGTGCTAAGCGTCACCGTAAGATTCTGCGTGACAACATCCAAGGTATTACCAAGCCTGCAATTCGTCGTCTTGCCCGTCGTGGTGGTGTAAAGCGTATTTCTGCTTTGGTCTATGAAGAAACCCGTGCTGTTTTGAAGTTGTTCTTGGAAAGTGTCATTCGTGACGCCGTCACGTACACTGAGCATGCCAAGCGTAAGACCGTCACTTCTTTGGACGTTGTCTACTCTTTGAAGCGCCAAGGCCGTACCATTTACGGTTTCGGTGGTTAA
- the erf1 gene encoding cytoplasmic translation release factor class I eRF1, whose amino-acid sequence MSEQAETAIQIWKIRRLVKQLVNCHGNGTSMITLIIPPREQISRISSMLAEEYGTASNIKSRVNRLSVLSAITSTRERLKLYNKVPQNGLVIYCGEVMMEGNKTRKLNIDFEPFKPINTSQYLCDNKFHTESLAELLETDQRFGFIVMDGHQTLYGMVSGSAREVLQKFSVDLPKKHGRGGQSALRFARLREEKRHNYVRKVAENAVQHFITEDKANVAGLILAGSADFKTELGQSDLFDQRLQNKIIRTVDVSYGGEAGFNQAIELSADTLANVKFVQEKKIIQKFFDEISLDTGKYCFGVVDTMNALQEGAVEILLIYADLDMTRYEFKNSEGNTVVSYMTKEQEEGDKTNSYLLDKESGGEMELVNTMALSEWLAEHYKDYGANLEFVSDRSQEGMQFVRGFGGIGAIMRYQLDLAMLDPESDEFYSDSE is encoded by the coding sequence ATGAGCGAACAAGCAGAGACAGCAATCCaaatttggaagattcGCCGCTTGGTAAAGCAGTTGGTCAATTGCCATGGTAATGGTACCTCAATGATTACATTGATTATTCCTCCTCGTGAACAAATTTCTCGAATTAGCAGCATGCTTGCGGAAGAATATGGTACCGCCTCAAACATCAAGTCTCGTGTGAACAGACTTTCCGTTTTGTCTGCCATTACTTCGACTCGTGAGCGTCTTAAGCTTTATAACAAGGTTCCTCAAAATGGTTTGGTTATTTACTGTGGTGAAGTTATGATGGAAGGCAATAAAACCAGAAAGCTTAACATTGACTTTGAACCCTTTAAGCCCATTAATACCTCTCAATACTTGTGTGACAATAAGTTCCACACAGAATCTCTTGCTGAATTGTTGGAGACTGACCAACGCTTTGGTTTCATTGTTATGGATGGTCATCAAACTCTTTACGGTATGGTTTCTGGTAGCGCCCGTGAAGTTTTACAAAAGTTCAGCGTTGATTTGCCAAAGAAGCACGGCCGTGGTGGTCAGTCAGCTCTTCGTTTCGCTCGTCTTCGTGAAGAAAAGCGCCACAACTACGTTCGTAAGGTTGCTGAAAATGCTGTTCAGCATTTTATCACAGAAGACAAGGCAAATGTTGCTGGTCTTATTCTTGCTGGTTCAGCTGATTTCAAGACTGAACTTGGTCAAAGTGACTTGTTTGATCAAAGacttcaaaacaaaattatcAGAACCGTTGACGTTTCCTACGGTGGTGAGGCTGGTTTCAACCAAGCCATTGAATTGTCTGCTGATACCTTAGCCAACGTTAAGTTtgttcaagaaaagaagataattcaaaaattctttgacGAAATTAGTTTGGATACTGGCAAGTATTGCTTTGGTGTTGTTGATACTATGAACGCCTTACAAGAAGGTGCCGTTGAAATTCTTCTCATTTATGCTGACCTTGATATGACTCGCTACGAGTTCAAAAATTCAGAGGGCAACACTGTTGTTAGTTACATGAccaaagaacaagaagaaggCGACAAGACGAACTCTTACTTGCTTGACAAGGAATCTGGTGGAGAAATGGAATTAGTGAATACAATGGCCTTGTCTGAATGGCTCGCCGAACATTACAAGGATTATGGTGCCAACTTGGAGTTCGTTTCTGACCGCTCTCAAGAAGGTATGCAGTTCGTTAGGGGCTTTGGTGGTATCGGTGCCATCATGCGTTATCAACTTGATCTTGCTATGCTTGATCCAGAATCTGATGAATTCTATTCTGATTCTGAGTAA
- the hht1 gene encoding histone H3 h3.1, producing MARTKQTARKSTGGKAPRKQLASKAARKAAPATGGVKKPHRYRPGTVALREIRRYQKSTELLIRKLPFQRLVREIAQDFKTDLRFQSSAVGALQEAVEAYLVSLFEDTNLCAIHGKRVTIQPKDMQLARRLRGERA from the coding sequence ATGGCTCGTACTAAGCAGACCGCACGTAAATCCACTGGTGGTAAGGCTCCTCGTAAGCAACTTGCCTCGAAGGCAGCCCGTAAAGCTGCTCCCGCTACTGGTGGTGTCAAGAAGCCTCACCGTTATCGCCCCGGTACAGTCGCTCTTCGTGAAATTCGTCGTTACCAAAAGTCTACTGAATTGTTGATCCGTAAGCTTCCTTTCCAACGTTTGGTTCGTGAAATCGCCCAAGACTTTAAGACTGATTTGCGTTTCCAATCTTCCGCTGTCGGTGCCCTTCAAGAAGCCGTCGAAGCTTACcttgtttctcttttcgAAGACACCAACTTGTGTGCTATCCACGGTAAGCGTGTCACTATTCAACCCAAGGATATGCAATTGGCCCGTCGTCTCCGTGGTGAACGTGCCTAA
- the aro1 gene encoding pentafunctional aromatic polypeptide Aro1: protein MSSESDLITVPILGKETVKVGFGLDEYIATEILKEFESSTYVVITDSNIAPHYLEPFEHIFRNAIQKSGAQSRFLSYVIPPGESSKCRATKAEIEDWMLSQSCTRDTLLIAMGGGVIGDLVGYVAATFMRGIRFVQMPTTLLAMVDSSIGGKTGIDAPLGKNLIGAFWQPLRVYVDLLVLHTLSPRQIINGLAEIIKTAAMWNEKDFQLLENNSALLIEEIHKPAVSGEYKFSKIKDLLQKIILSSIRTKCEVVTLDEREGGLRNLLNFGHSIGHAYEAILYPQILHGECVAIGMMKEVELARHLGILKPNAVGRLAKCLVSYNLPVSVNDPKIKKYAGFKTCPVENLILTMAVDKKNQGSKKRVVILKAIGETYEKHATVVSDDEIRFVLSSDVKVDTFTEHSLEVVITPPGSKSISNRALVLAALSQGTCRLTNMLHSDDTQFMMSALESLGAAKFSWEDNGETLVVDGSGGKMSAPKEALYLGNAGTAARFLTGVSALVPTSDKEHGVVLTGNHRMKVRPIGPLVDALRNNGCTVEYLEKEGSLPLSTSSVAGLKGGVIELAATVSSQYVSSILMCAPYASEPVTLKLVGGKPISQLYIDMTIAMMASFGIVVEKSSTEENTYHIPHAKYQSPSKYEIESDASSATYPLAIAAITGTKCTVPNIGSASLQGDSRFARDVLKPMGCLVEQTANSTTVQGPPKGQLKPLEYVDMETMTDAFLTASVVAAVATNAEGDPVTRITGIANQRVKECNRIAAMVHELAKFGVRAGELEDGIYIFGQDYKLLKSPEEGVYTYDDHRVAMAFSLLALLTPSPTVVIDKACVEKTWPSWWDVLKNSFKASMYGSTIDHDEQQNPLSKNASIILIGMRGAGKTTIGKIISKQLNMKFIDLDEWLEDRLAMPIPQVIFKLGWDAFRVEEHKLLREFIHERPYGFVAASGGGVIEMNDSRMLLENYVKNGGIVLHVHRNLDHIVSYLSKDTSRPAYKDQENILSVYARRHEWYRQCRSHYFISPVLDETVVEEKIEYSMSRFLEVITGKAQSLQKLKEKKRSAFLTLNFPDIEQALPLLNDVTLGCDAIEIRVDHLKDPKAKDGVPTLDFVAEQVALLRCHTHLPIIFTVRTKKQGGLFPDDKEEEALELVLSAIRYGINYVDVELGWSIESITKIYEHKRNTKLLMSWHDLSGSWSWASPQEWMQMIDLASSFADVIKLVGTAKDFKDNLELENFRNSVTSTMKIPLIAINMGSKGQLSRVFNKFLTPVTHPDLPSKAAPGQLSVKQLNEALALIGEIVPKNFYVFGKPVSHSRSPILHNTAYRLLGLPHSYEAYETNSVEEVEGILRSPDFGGANVTIPYKLPIMQYMDDLSHEARFFGAVNTVIPSMKEGKLHLRGDNTDWRGIYDTFTAALDGMSLAGSSALVIGAGGTSRAAIYTLHRLGVSEIYLVNRTLANSRTVENVFPPEYNIRVLDADKVTPEELNGVSIASAISTVPADKALPEGVDRLVRALIASGDRQSIFLDMAYKPLHTPLMGVASEHGWRCSSGLEVLVRQGLASFQMWTGMNPPFAPVYKKVIE, encoded by the coding sequence ATGTCAAGTGAATCAGATTTGATTACGGTCCCTATCCTTGGCAAGGAGACCGTAAAGGTTGGTTTCGGTTTAGACGAATATATCGCTACtgaaattttgaaggaattcGAATCCTCAACGTATGTTGTAATTACAGATTCTAACATTGCACCTCATTATTTGGAACCTTTTGAGCATATCTTTAGAAATGCTATTCAAAAGAGTGGAGCTCAGTCGAGATTTTTGAGCTATGTTATTCCACCTGGAGAATCATCCAAGTGTCGGGCGACGAAAGCAGAGATCGAGGATTGGATGCTTTCTCAATCTTGCACTAGAGACACTCTATTGATTGCCATGGGTGGTGGTGTTATTGGGGATTTAGTTGGTTATGTTGCTGCCACTTTTATGCGTGGTATTCGTTTCGTTCAAATGCCTACAACTTTGCTTGCGATGGTAGATTCTTCCATTGGCGGTAAAACTGGTATTGATGCCCCTCTTGGAAAGAATTTAATTGGCGCTTTTTGGCAGCCCTTGAGAGTTTATGTGGATTTACTTGTTTTGCATACATTGTCTCCTCGTCAAATTATCAATGGTTTAGCAGAAATAATTAAAACTGCTGCTATGTGGAATGAAAAGGATTTCCAATTACTGGAAAACAACTCTGCTCTCCTCATCGAAGAAATCCACAAGCCAGCTGTTTCCGGAGAGTACAAATTCTCCAAGATTAAAGatttgcttcaaaagattattctttcttcaatcCGTACAAAGTGTGAAGTTGTAACTCTTGATGAACGTGAGGGTGGTCTTCGTAACTTGCTTAATTTCGGCCATAGTATTGGACATGCATATGAAGCCATTTTGTACCCCCAAATTCTTCATGGTGAATGTGTCGCAATCGGCATGATGAAAGAGGTTGAACTTGCAAGACACTTGGGTATATTAAAACCTAATGCTGTTGGAAGATTGGCTAAGTGTCTTGTGTCCTACAACTTACCTGTTAGCGTCAATGATCctaaaataaagaaatatgcAGGCTTCAAGACTTGTCCTGTTGAAAATCTCATATTGACCATGGCCGTcgataaaaagaatcaagGATCCAAAAAGCGTGTTGTAATCTTAAAGGCTATCGGAGAGACTTACGAAAAACATGCCACTGTAGTTTCCGATGATGAAATTCGATTTGTACTTTCTTCTGATGTTAAGGTCGACACTTTTACCGAACATTCTCTAGAGGTTGTGATTACTCCACCTGGCTCCAAATCTATTTCTAATCGTGCTCTTGTATTGGCTGCTTTATCACAAGGTACATGTCGTCTTACCAATATGCTGCACTCTGATGATACCCAGTTTATGATGTCTGCCTTAGAATCCCTTGGAGCAGCTAAGTTTTCATGGGAAGATAATGGAGAAACTCTTGTTGTAGACGGTAGTGGCGGTAAAATGAGTGCCCCTAAAGAGGCTCTTTATTTAGGTAATGCTGGAACTGCTGCTCGCTTCTTGACAGGTGTCTCTGCACTAGTTCCAACTAGCGACAAGGAACATGGTGTTGTTCTTACAGGTAATCATAGAATGAAGGTCCGTCCAATAGGTCCTTTGGTGGATGCCTTACGAAACAACGGTTGTACAGTTGAATATctcgaaaaagaaggttcTTTGCCTCTTTCTACATCTTCTGTAGCTGGTTTAAAGGGTGGTGTCATTGAACTTGCTGCCACAGTCTCCTCTCAGTATGTTTCTTCCATTCTTATGTGTGCTCCCTATGCATCCGAACCTGTTACGCTTAAGTTAGTTGGTGGTAAACCAATATCACAACTTTATATTGATATGACTATTGCCATGATGGCTTCTTTTGGCATCGTTGTcgaaaaatcatcaacagaagaaaacacTTACCATATTCCCCATGCGAAGTACCAGAGTCCTTCTAAGTACGAAATCGAGAGTGATGCCAGCTCTGCTACTTATCCTTTAGCAATTGCTGCTATTACTGGAACTAAGTGTACTGTTCCTAATATTGGAAGTGCCTCGCTGCAAGGTGATTCCCGTTTCGCTAGGGATGTACTTAAGCCTATGGGTTGCTTGGTTGAGCAAACCGCAAATAGCACGACAGTCCAAGGTCCTCCCAAGGGTCAACTGAAGCCGCTCGAGTATGTTGACATGGAAACCATGACCGATGCCTTCTTAACCGCTTCTGTGGTCGCTGCAGTAGCTACCAATGCCGAGGGTGACCCTGTCACTCGTATTACTGGTATTGCCAACCAAAGAGTTAAAGAATGCAATCGTATTGCTGCTATGGTTCATGAATTGGCAAAATTTGGTGTTCGTGCTGGTGAACTAGAAGATGGTATTTACATCTTTGGTCAAGACTACAAGCTATTAAAATCTCCTGAAGAGGGTGTCTATACTTATGACGACCATCGAGTTGCTATGGCGTTTAGCTTATTAGCTCTCCTTACACCTTCGCCTACTGTTGTTATTGATAAAGCCTGTGTTGAGAAAACCTGGCCTTCTTGGTGGGACGTTCTGAAAAATTCCTTTAAGGCTTCAATGTACGGTTCTACCATTGATCACGATGAGCAACAAAATCCTTTAAGTAAAAACGCTTCCATTATATTGATTGGTATGCGTGGAGCTGGCAAAACGACAATTGGCAAGATCATTTCGAAACAGCTCAATATGAAGTTTATCGACTTGGATGAATGGTTAGAAGATCGTTTGGCTATGCCCATTCCTCAGGTCATATTCAAATTGGGTTGGGATGCTTTTCGTGTTGAAGAACACAAATTACTTCGTGAATTCATTCATGAACGTCCATATGGCTTTGTTGCTGCTAGTGGAGGTGGTGTAATTGAGATGAACGACTCGCGCATGTTACTTGAAAATTATGTTAAGAATGGAGGCATTGTTTTACATGTTCACAGAAACCTTGATCACATAGTTTCTTACCTTTCGAAGGATACTAGCCGACCTGCTTACAAAGATCAAGAAAACATTCTGAGTGTGTATGCTCGACGCCATGAATGGTATCGCCAATGCCGCTCACACTATTTTATCAGCCCCGTTTTGGACGAGACGGTTGTAGAGGAAAAGATTGAATATTCGATGTCTAGATTTTTGGAAGTTATTACAGGTAAAGCTCAATCCTTGCAAAAGCTTAAGGAGAAGAAGCGGTCCGCatttttgactttgaaCTTCCCTGATATCGAACAAGCTCTTCCCTTATTAAATGATGTGACTTTGGGATGTGACGCCATTGAAATTCGCGTTGATCACTTGAAGGATCCTAAAGCTAAGGATGGAGTTCCAACTTTGGACTTTGTGGCAGAGCAGGTTGCTTTGCTCCGATGCCACACCCATTTGCCCATCATCTTTACTGTTCGCACAAAGAAACAGGGTGGCTTATTTCCTGACGataaagaggaagaagctCTTGAATTAGTCTTATCTGCTATTCGTTACGGTATTAACTATGTTGATGTCGAATTAGGTTGGAGTATCGAAAGTATAACCAAAATATATGAACACAAGAGAAACACCAAGTTACTTATGTCTTGGCATGATCTTTCTGGTAGTTGGTCTTGGGCTAGTCCTCAAGAATGGATGCAAATGATCGACTTGGCATCTTCCTTTGCGGATGTTATTAAGCTTGTGGGTACTGCCAAGGACTTTAAGGACAATTTAGAACTTGAGAACTTCCGTAACTCAGTAACCAGCACGATGAAGATTCCCTTAATTGCTATTAATATGGGAAGCAAGGGACAACTTTCTAGAGTGTTTAACAAGTTTTTAACACCTGTAACACATCCTGATTTGCCCTCAAAAGCTGCTCCTGGCCAGTTGAGTGTAAAGCAGTTGAATGAGGCTTTGGCTTTAATTGGTGAGATTGTTCCCAAGAATTTCTATGTCTTTGGCAAGCCAGTTTCGCATTCACGTTCACCAATTCTTCACAACACTGCATACAGATTGTTGGGTCTGCCTCATTCTTACGAAGCTTACGAAACCAACTCCGTTGAGGAAGTGGAAGGTATACTCCGTAGCCCTGATTTCGGGGGTGCAAATGTTACTATTCCTTACAAGTTGCCTATTATGCAATATATGGATGATTTGAGTCATGAAGCAAGATTCTTTGGAGCTGTAAACACAGTTATTCCTTCCATGAAGGAAGGGAAGTTGCATCTTCGGGGAGACAATACCGATTGGCGCGGTATCTATGATACCTTTACTGCTGCTTTAGACGGAATGTCTTTGGCAGGATCCAGTGCTTTAGTAATTGGTGCAGGTGGCACAAGTCGGGCTGCTATTTATACATTGCATCGTTTGGGCGTTTCGGAAATTTACCTAGTGAATCGCACATTAGCTAATTCACGTACGGTTGAAAACGTATTTCCACCCGAGTACAATATCAGGGTGTTGGATGCCGATAAGGTAACTCCTGAAGAATTGAATGGTGTTTCGATTGCTTCAGCCATTTCTACGGTTCCTGCAGACAAGGCCCTCCCTGAAGGAGTGGATCGTTTGGTGAGGGCTTTGATCGCCAGTGGCGATAGACAATCtatatttttggatatggCTTACAAGCCATTGCATACTCCTTTGATGGGTGTTGCTTCTGAGCACGGATGGCGTTGTTCCAGCGGTTTAGAGGTATTGGTGCGTCAAGGACTCGCTTCTTTCCAAATGTGGACTGGCATGAATCCTCCTTTTGCTCCGGTATATAAAAAGGTGATTGAGTAA